In Ostrea edulis chromosome 6, xbOstEdul1.1, whole genome shotgun sequence, a single window of DNA contains:
- the LOC125683600 gene encoding choline/ethanolamine kinase-like isoform X3, whose protein sequence is MGENRTEDVKEKAFRWCRKSLGGAWNQISKEDLQIKPISGGLTNRLYLCSLPDGTETEENEPFQVLMRVYGEIAQRNDYMLRNSVIFALFSEKKKGPKLYGMYPEGRIEEYIPSRSLKRTELQNLKLSQTIAQKLAFFHTLEMPLTKQPNFLRKQMNEWMVEVERILESSSSHKPCPLVRKLQSFQLRKELLELLSMMDKCSSPVVFSHNDLQEGNILLIEDELDDDKKLTVIDWEYGSYNYRGFDFGNHFCEWTCDYSVEEYPYFSYHPEDYPTVQRQVSTEYPYFTYHPEDYPTVQRQVSTEYPYFSYHPEDYPTVQRQVSTEYPYFAYHPEDYPTVQRQVSTEYPYFAYHPEDYPTVQRQVSTEYPYFSYHPEDYPTVQRQVSTEYPYFSYHPEDYPTVQRQVSTEYPYFTYHPEDYPTVQRQAIKCPRTSC, encoded by the exons ATGGGTGAAAACCGGACGGAAGATGTGAAAGAAAAGGCGTTCAGATGGTGTAGAAAATCTCTCGGGGGCGCCTGGAATCAAATTTCCAAAGAAGATTTACAAATAAAACCAATAAg TGGTGGACTGACAAATAGGCTGTACCTCTGCTCCCTGCCAGATGGAACAGAAACAGAAGAAAATGAGCCGTTTCAAGTTCTTATGAGAGTGTATGGTGAAATTGCTCAAAGGAATGATTATATGCTCAGAAACTCTGTCATTTTTGCTTTGTTTTCTGAAAAGAAGAAAGGACCAAAGCTCTATGGAATGTATCCAGAAGGACGAATTGAAGAGTACATACCT tccAGATCACTGAAGCGTACGGAACTTCAAAATTTAAAGCTTTCACAAACTATCGCTCAAAAGCTTGCTTTCTTTCATACTCTTGAGATGCCCCTCACCAAGCAGCCTAATTTTCTACGCAAGCAAATGAATGA GTGGATGGTAGAGGTTGAAAGAATTTTAGAAAGTTCCTCTTCACATAAACCATGTCCTTTGGTTAGAAAGTTACAATCTTTTCAACTCAGGAAGGAGCTATTGGAGTTATT ATCCATGATGGATAAATGTTCATCACCGGTGGTGTTCTCTCATAATGATTTACAAGAGG GAAACATTTTGTTAATAGAAGATGAATTAGATGATGACAAGAAACTGACAGTGATAGACTGGGAGTATGGCAGCTATAACTATCG AGGTTTTGATTTTGGCAATCATTTTTGTGAATGGACCTGTGATTACTCAGTCGAAGAATATCCCTATTTTTCCTATCATCCGGAGGATTATCCCACAGTTCAAAGACAGGTTAGTACAGAATATCCCTATTTTACCTATCATCCGGAGGATTATCCCACAGTTCAAAGACAGGTTAGTACAGAATATCCCTATTTTTCTTATCATCCGGAGGATTATCCCACAGTTCAAAGACAGGTTAGTACAGAATATCCCTATTTTGCCTATCATCCGGAGGATTATCCCACAGTTCAAAGACAGGTTAGTACAGAATATCCCTATTTTGCCTATCATCCGGAGGATTATCCCACAGTTCAAAGACAGGTTAGTACAGAATATCCCTATTTTTCCTATCATCCGGAGGATTATCCCACAGTTCAAAGACAGGTTAGTACAGAATATCCCTATTTTTCCTATCATCCGGAGGATTATCCCACGGTTCAAAGACAGGTTAGTACAGAATATCCCTATTTTACCTATCATCCGGAGGATTATCCCACAGTTCAAAGACAGGCTATAAAATGTCCACGAACAAGTTGCTAA
- the LOC125683600 gene encoding choline/ethanolamine kinase-like isoform X1 gives MLYSMPIIHMGSCRRVLSGYMGFLRMGTFPVKIHLSRRMSGVSAVHSKASLRLRSRQQLSVDVFPENFTKGLPLKMGENRTEDVKEKAFRWCRKSLGGAWNQISKEDLQIKPISGGLTNRLYLCSLPDGTETEENEPFQVLMRVYGEIAQRNDYMLRNSVIFALFSEKKKGPKLYGMYPEGRIEEYIPSRSLKRTELQNLKLSQTIAQKLAFFHTLEMPLTKQPNFLRKQMNEWMVEVERILESSSSHKPCPLVRKLQSFQLRKELLELLSMMDKCSSPVVFSHNDLQEGNILLIEDELDDDKKLTVIDWEYGSYNYRGFDFGNHFCEWTCDYSVEEYPYFSYHPEDYPTVQRQVSTEYPYFTYHPEDYPTVQRQVSTEYPYFSYHPEDYPTVQRQVSTEYPYFAYHPEDYPTVQRQVSTEYPYFAYHPEDYPTVQRQVSTEYPYFSYHPEDYPTVQRQVSTEYPYFSYHPEDYPTVQRQVSTEYPYFTYHPEDYPTVQRQAIKCPRTSC, from the exons ATGTTGTATAGCATGCCGATTATTCACATGGGGAGCTGTCGGAGAGTTTTATCGGGATATATGGGCTTCTTGAGGATGGGAACCTTTCCTGTGAAAATCCACCTCAGCCGAAGAATGAGCGGTGTAAGTGCTGTTCATTCCAAAGCCTCTCTCCGTCTAAGATCACGGCAACAGCTGAGTGTAGATGTTTTCCCCGAGAATTTTAccaaag GACTGCCGTTGAAAATGGGTGAAAACCGGACGGAAGATGTGAAAGAAAAGGCGTTCAGATGGTGTAGAAAATCTCTCGGGGGCGCCTGGAATCAAATTTCCAAAGAAGATTTACAAATAAAACCAATAAg TGGTGGACTGACAAATAGGCTGTACCTCTGCTCCCTGCCAGATGGAACAGAAACAGAAGAAAATGAGCCGTTTCAAGTTCTTATGAGAGTGTATGGTGAAATTGCTCAAAGGAATGATTATATGCTCAGAAACTCTGTCATTTTTGCTTTGTTTTCTGAAAAGAAGAAAGGACCAAAGCTCTATGGAATGTATCCAGAAGGACGAATTGAAGAGTACATACCT tccAGATCACTGAAGCGTACGGAACTTCAAAATTTAAAGCTTTCACAAACTATCGCTCAAAAGCTTGCTTTCTTTCATACTCTTGAGATGCCCCTCACCAAGCAGCCTAATTTTCTACGCAAGCAAATGAATGA GTGGATGGTAGAGGTTGAAAGAATTTTAGAAAGTTCCTCTTCACATAAACCATGTCCTTTGGTTAGAAAGTTACAATCTTTTCAACTCAGGAAGGAGCTATTGGAGTTATT ATCCATGATGGATAAATGTTCATCACCGGTGGTGTTCTCTCATAATGATTTACAAGAGG GAAACATTTTGTTAATAGAAGATGAATTAGATGATGACAAGAAACTGACAGTGATAGACTGGGAGTATGGCAGCTATAACTATCG AGGTTTTGATTTTGGCAATCATTTTTGTGAATGGACCTGTGATTACTCAGTCGAAGAATATCCCTATTTTTCCTATCATCCGGAGGATTATCCCACAGTTCAAAGACAGGTTAGTACAGAATATCCCTATTTTACCTATCATCCGGAGGATTATCCCACAGTTCAAAGACAGGTTAGTACAGAATATCCCTATTTTTCTTATCATCCGGAGGATTATCCCACAGTTCAAAGACAGGTTAGTACAGAATATCCCTATTTTGCCTATCATCCGGAGGATTATCCCACAGTTCAAAGACAGGTTAGTACAGAATATCCCTATTTTGCCTATCATCCGGAGGATTATCCCACAGTTCAAAGACAGGTTAGTACAGAATATCCCTATTTTTCCTATCATCCGGAGGATTATCCCACAGTTCAAAGACAGGTTAGTACAGAATATCCCTATTTTTCCTATCATCCGGAGGATTATCCCACGGTTCAAAGACAGGTTAGTACAGAATATCCCTATTTTACCTATCATCCGGAGGATTATCCCACAGTTCAAAGACAGGCTATAAAATGTCCACGAACAAGTTGCTAA
- the LOC125683600 gene encoding choline/ethanolamine kinase-like isoform X4 yields MGENRTEDVKEKAFRWCRKSLGGAWNQISKEDLQIKPISGGLTNRLYLCSLPDGTETEENEPFQVLMRVYGEIAQRNDYMLRNSVIFALFSEKKKGPKLYGMYPEGRIEEYIPSRSLKRTELQNLKLSQTIAQKLAFFHTLEMPLTKQPNFLRKQMNEWMVEVERILESSSSHKPCPLVRKLQSFQLRKELLELLSMMDKCSSPVVFSHNDLQEGNILLIEDELDDDKKLTVIDWEYGSYNYRGFDFGNHFCEWTCDYSVEEYPYFSYHPEDYPTVQRQYDFFRDYLLEQNKFLPEPLEMSEDALKQLYREANILAMTSHFFWALWSIIQKEISDIEFGYLEYAVTRFEGYFTKKASNKKEGLI; encoded by the exons ATGGGTGAAAACCGGACGGAAGATGTGAAAGAAAAGGCGTTCAGATGGTGTAGAAAATCTCTCGGGGGCGCCTGGAATCAAATTTCCAAAGAAGATTTACAAATAAAACCAATAAg TGGTGGACTGACAAATAGGCTGTACCTCTGCTCCCTGCCAGATGGAACAGAAACAGAAGAAAATGAGCCGTTTCAAGTTCTTATGAGAGTGTATGGTGAAATTGCTCAAAGGAATGATTATATGCTCAGAAACTCTGTCATTTTTGCTTTGTTTTCTGAAAAGAAGAAAGGACCAAAGCTCTATGGAATGTATCCAGAAGGACGAATTGAAGAGTACATACCT tccAGATCACTGAAGCGTACGGAACTTCAAAATTTAAAGCTTTCACAAACTATCGCTCAAAAGCTTGCTTTCTTTCATACTCTTGAGATGCCCCTCACCAAGCAGCCTAATTTTCTACGCAAGCAAATGAATGA GTGGATGGTAGAGGTTGAAAGAATTTTAGAAAGTTCCTCTTCACATAAACCATGTCCTTTGGTTAGAAAGTTACAATCTTTTCAACTCAGGAAGGAGCTATTGGAGTTATT ATCCATGATGGATAAATGTTCATCACCGGTGGTGTTCTCTCATAATGATTTACAAGAGG GAAACATTTTGTTAATAGAAGATGAATTAGATGATGACAAGAAACTGACAGTGATAGACTGGGAGTATGGCAGCTATAACTATCG AGGTTTTGATTTTGGCAATCATTTTTGTGAATGGACCTGTGATTACTCAGTCGAAGAATATCCCTATTTTTCCTATCATCCGGAGGATTATCCCACAGTTCAAAGACAG TATGATTTTTTCCGTGATTATTTATTGGAACAAAACAAGTTCCTTCCTGAACCACTAGAGATGAGTGAGGACGCATTAAAGCAGTTGTACAGAGAAGCCAACATTTTAGCCATGACGTCTCATTTCTTCTGGGCATTGTGGTCCATCATTCAAAAAGAAATTTCAGACATTGAATTTGGGTACTTG GAGTATGCAGTTACGAGGTTCGAGGGATATTTCACAAAGAAGGCTTCCAACAAGAAGGAAGGTCTGATCTGA
- the LOC125683600 gene encoding choline/ethanolamine kinase-like isoform X2 — MLYSMPIIHMGSCRRVLSGYMGFLRMGTFPVKIHLSRRMSGVSAVHSKASLRLRSRQQLSVDVFPENFTKGLPLKMGENRTEDVKEKAFRWCRKSLGGAWNQISKEDLQIKPISGGLTNRLYLCSLPDGTETEENEPFQVLMRVYGEIAQRNDYMLRNSVIFALFSEKKKGPKLYGMYPEGRIEEYIPSRSLKRTELQNLKLSQTIAQKLAFFHTLEMPLTKQPNFLRKQMNEWMVEVERILESSSSHKPCPLVRKLQSFQLRKELLELLSMMDKCSSPVVFSHNDLQEGNILLIEDELDDDKKLTVIDWEYGSYNYRGFDFGNHFCEWTCDYSVEEYPYFSYHPEDYPTVQRQYDFFRDYLLEQNKFLPEPLEMSEDALKQLYREANILAMTSHFFWALWSIIQKEISDIEFGYLEYAVTRFEGYFTKKASNKKEGLI, encoded by the exons ATGTTGTATAGCATGCCGATTATTCACATGGGGAGCTGTCGGAGAGTTTTATCGGGATATATGGGCTTCTTGAGGATGGGAACCTTTCCTGTGAAAATCCACCTCAGCCGAAGAATGAGCGGTGTAAGTGCTGTTCATTCCAAAGCCTCTCTCCGTCTAAGATCACGGCAACAGCTGAGTGTAGATGTTTTCCCCGAGAATTTTAccaaag GACTGCCGTTGAAAATGGGTGAAAACCGGACGGAAGATGTGAAAGAAAAGGCGTTCAGATGGTGTAGAAAATCTCTCGGGGGCGCCTGGAATCAAATTTCCAAAGAAGATTTACAAATAAAACCAATAAg TGGTGGACTGACAAATAGGCTGTACCTCTGCTCCCTGCCAGATGGAACAGAAACAGAAGAAAATGAGCCGTTTCAAGTTCTTATGAGAGTGTATGGTGAAATTGCTCAAAGGAATGATTATATGCTCAGAAACTCTGTCATTTTTGCTTTGTTTTCTGAAAAGAAGAAAGGACCAAAGCTCTATGGAATGTATCCAGAAGGACGAATTGAAGAGTACATACCT tccAGATCACTGAAGCGTACGGAACTTCAAAATTTAAAGCTTTCACAAACTATCGCTCAAAAGCTTGCTTTCTTTCATACTCTTGAGATGCCCCTCACCAAGCAGCCTAATTTTCTACGCAAGCAAATGAATGA GTGGATGGTAGAGGTTGAAAGAATTTTAGAAAGTTCCTCTTCACATAAACCATGTCCTTTGGTTAGAAAGTTACAATCTTTTCAACTCAGGAAGGAGCTATTGGAGTTATT ATCCATGATGGATAAATGTTCATCACCGGTGGTGTTCTCTCATAATGATTTACAAGAGG GAAACATTTTGTTAATAGAAGATGAATTAGATGATGACAAGAAACTGACAGTGATAGACTGGGAGTATGGCAGCTATAACTATCG AGGTTTTGATTTTGGCAATCATTTTTGTGAATGGACCTGTGATTACTCAGTCGAAGAATATCCCTATTTTTCCTATCATCCGGAGGATTATCCCACAGTTCAAAGACAG TATGATTTTTTCCGTGATTATTTATTGGAACAAAACAAGTTCCTTCCTGAACCACTAGAGATGAGTGAGGACGCATTAAAGCAGTTGTACAGAGAAGCCAACATTTTAGCCATGACGTCTCATTTCTTCTGGGCATTGTGGTCCATCATTCAAAAAGAAATTTCAGACATTGAATTTGGGTACTTG GAGTATGCAGTTACGAGGTTCGAGGGATATTTCACAAAGAAGGCTTCCAACAAGAAGGAAGGTCTGATCTGA